A genomic window from Amblyraja radiata isolate CabotCenter1 chromosome 18, sAmbRad1.1.pri, whole genome shotgun sequence includes:
- the hyal2 gene encoding hyaluronidase-2 — translation MGQRAARLARTATCVVALWAVAAGSARELRQTTAFAGQPFITVWNAPTHDCDRYSVPLDLSLFDMVASPNEGFYDQQLTIFYKDRLGRYPHYADGGPVHGGVPQNASLRLHLAQLERDVQRYMRSRERAGLAVIDWEEWRPLWIRNWQGKQVYRDRSLALVQEHHSDWDAAQRARQAQFEFEQAARKFMISTLQRARNTRPRSLWGFYLFPDCYNHGYAGGAGNYTGHCPDVEVSRNDLLAWLWAGSTALYPSIYLARSLRGTPAARSFVRSRLREALRVAREHGREGALPVFVYSRPSYSYTTELLTQQDLVTTVGETAALGAAGIIFWGDTDYSNSAERCRMMSDYLSGDLGRYLLNVTSATRQCSRFLCAGNGRCERRNSEADTYLHLSSYSFRIEAAPGPGGGLRVTGVLSQSDKAALQLDFQCRCFHGWRGQRCDVGTSGGSLILPSALAPIIALLLSLAM, via the exons ATGGGTCAGCGGGCTGCTCGCCTTGCCCGGACAGCCACCTGCGTCGTGGCCCTGTGGGCCGTTGCGGCCGGCAGCGCCCGGGAGCTGCGGCAGACGACGGCTTTCGCCGGGCAGCCGTTCATCACCGTGTGGAACGCGCCGACCCACGACTGCGACCGCTACTCGGTGCCGCTCGACCTCAGCCTCTTCGACATGGTGGCGTCGCCCAATGAGGGTTTCTACGACCAGCAACTGACCATCTTCTACAAGGATCGGCTGGGCCGGTACCCGCACTACGCGGACGGCGGCCCGGTGCACGGCGGGGTCCCGCAGAACGCCAGTCTCCGCCTGCATCTGGCGCAACTCGAGCGCGACGTGCAGCGCTACATGCGGTCGCGGGAGCGCGCAGGGCTAGCAGTGATTGACTGGGAGGAATGGCGGCCGCTATGGATCCGTAACTGGCAGGGGAAGCAGGTGTACCGGGACCGCTCGCTGGCGCTGGTGCAGGAGCACCACTCGGACTGGGACGCCGCACAGCGAGCTCGCCAGGCGCAGTTTGAGTTCGAGCAGGCGGCGCGGAAGTTCATGATCAGCACCCTGCAGAGAGCGCGCAATACGCGGCCCCGCAGCCTCTGGGGCTTCTACCTCTTCCCGGACTGCTACAACCACGGCTACGCAGGCGGCGCCGGCAACTATACCGGCCACTGCCCCGACGTGGAGGTGTCGCGGAACGACCTGCTGGCGTGGCTGTGGGCCGGTAGCACCGCTCTCTACCCCTCCATCTACCTGGCTCGCTCCCTGCGTGGTACGCCTGCCGCCCGCAGCTTCGTGCGGTCCCGGTTGCGGGAGGCGCTGCGGGTGGCGCGCGAACACGGCCGCGAGGGCGCGCTCCCCGTCTTCGTGTACTCGCGTCCCAGCTACAGCTACACCACCGAGCTACTGACACAG CAAGACCTGGTCACCACGGTGGGGGAAACGGCCGCGCTGGGAGCCGCCGGCATCATCTTCTGGGGCGACACAGATTACAGCAACAGTGCG GAGCGCTGCCGGATGATGAGCGATTACCTGTCCGGGGACTTGGGCCGTTACCTGCTGAACGTCACCTCGGCGACCCGGCAGTGCAGCCGCTTCCTGTGCGCCGGCAACGGGCGCTGCGAGCGGAGGAACAGCGAGGCCGACACCTACCTACACCTGAGCTCCTACAGCTTCCGCATCGAGGCGGCGCCGGGCCCGGGAGGCGGGCTGCGGGTGACCGGCGTCCTCTCGCAGAGCGACAAGGCCGCGCTACAGCTGGACTTCCAGTGCCGCTGTTTCCATGGCTGGAGGGGCCAGCGCTGCGACGTGGGGACGAGCGGCGGCTCTCTCATCCTGCCCTCCGCCCTAGCCCCCATCATCGCCCTCCTGCTCTCGCTCGCAATGTAG